In uncultured Bacteroides sp., the following proteins share a genomic window:
- a CDS encoding glucoamylase family protein → MINFSNIKNPILRHFNDRSVEPPLRGELFNVEQLTQFAQTLASGQQKICEDGEDFLLEKLNYNDTILRDYNRLILAVKRPRNITPAAEWLVDNFYLIEEHIQLARRHFSKKYSRQLPLLDRGQSKGLPRVYEIVLEFISHTDAQIDVESLYAFFEAYQTESTLKLGELWAIPIMLRLALIENLYRIISRLKVNQDHRDMANLWIDKLQQMAGASPSKLVEILAEMAKSDIPLTSAFVFEFCQRLSSQNPMLHMARSWLEQRLAENGFSIEELIHAETQNQAANQLSVSHSIGSLRFLGTTDWQIFVEKLSIVDRTLRNDPEGTYCLMDFSTRDRYRHVIEDFARRSPFSEVEVAQEAIKLAKEAFAQKLDKRNAHVGFYLVGDGKSSLTQAAKVKSTFGTVVENTVHRYPLAFYVGSITLFTLLGTFGFVKILQSLGHFVIDWESITLVLIFLFCISQLALALVNWIAMLIVKPNLIPRLDFSDGVSSNCRTIVVVPTMLSTKESVDKLIENMELCFLSNRDSYLHFALLTDFKDAAQEMMPLDDFLLERVRFRVERLNKKYAAGRNNIFFLFHRPRRWNPGEGVWMGFERKRGKLMEFNSFLRGGSIDAFSLIEGETSILASVKYVITLDTDTQLPWGSARKLIGAMAHPLNRPEFDPKRNVVVKGYGILQPRIAVSLVSSRCSLYVRLFSGDAGIDPYTRAVSDVYQDIFREGSFIGKGIYDVDAFEQALAGRFPQNRILSHDLLESTYVRSGLISDIEMYESYPSGYNMDANRHYRWIRGDWQIARWLMPRVSVSGNKKEHNPISGLAKFKIFDNLRRSLVSPALLLLLTGFCLFFPQSTWIGPLLVLIIAALPIIIGMSISVFRKSTDQSWSLHLREVLQNGERQLGQVLLSLALLPYDAFLCTNAVLRTLFRLVLTHKHLMEWQNSIDAERTANNSLFGYYTLMWFAPVFAVIGGVLLSFLQPATLPYSLPVLLVWFTAPYFVWRISCPIKLCVSEFSSEQTLLLHRIARKTWHFFETFVNAQESWLPPDNFQEIPEPIIASRTSPTNIGLSLLANLAAFDYGYLSAGKVMERTNQTFETMNKLKKYRGHLFNWYNTRTLEPLSPLYVSSVDSGNLAGHLLTLSQGLKELREAPIYSPDIFAGLIDTVRVLKQLAGKNVAFLQLERELEGMPPNTVQAAYNLLKSIASQINNIIPSLDSSNVELQTWGQTLKLNCEEHLEELLSLAPWVEIDYPLHKESLSESTEMILTKLEMFDKVPTLSEVARFEKTICPLLETALTELSEVSNLSRKEEVDYLSVLLHCLHKAARHAIQRKQILKSIIHQSENFARMDFTFLFDASKKLFLIGYNVTEQRPDAGCYDLLASEARLCSYVAIAQGQVPQEHWFSLNRLLVVSKGQPALLSWSGSMFEYLMPLLVMPSFDNTLLDQTCKAAVQEQIEYGKTLGVPWGMSESGYNRTDTHLNYQYRAFGVPSLGLKRGLSEDLVIAPYATVMALMVAPLKACENMQRLSTEGKESTYGYYEAIDYTPSHLRPHVASENVCSFMAHHQGMSLLSLVNVMKGGSMQRRFMSCPMLKSAELLLQERIPQSVTASVIPDDSKFELEGLHPLLVDSSEIMRIFKDTTIDPEVHLLSNGRYHVMVNNVGGGYSRWNNMAVTRWREDATSDNLGMFVYLRDSDTGEFWSTAYQPTLRTIKGYEAIFTQAYAEFRQRQSGLEVHTTICVSPEDDIELRRIKLVNHSHVPRNIELTTYSEVVIAPQAADEAHPVFSNLFVQTEFAPSSSSIFCTRRARSQEETVPHLLHLMLVQGDQKGSLSCETDRSRFVGRGRSLANPLAMRSTGDLSGSTGSVLDPIISLRRTVTIQPGKSVTLYIALGMAETRDSVLALSDKYQNSRMVDRAFELAWTHSQVVLHQLNVTETEAQRYSKLASSLIYANPLLRAAPGVLKSNRRGQNALWGYSISGDVPLVLLRISDAKGLDLVRQISLAHAYWRMKGITVELIILNEDVSVYRQLIYDEIINLISSGIEAPLLEKPGGIFIRRIEQVPREDVLLLQASARIVLDDKQGMLAEQLETIRIPELMVPTLIPSRTALPEILEPLQTRDLIFTNGLGGFTRDGHEYVITLQPGQTTPAPWCNVLANNQFGTVISESGGSYTWAENSHEFRLTPWNNDPVEDPSGEAFYIRDEQTGQFWSPTPLPARGATPYVIRHGFGYTVFEHSEFGIDSELWIYVAMEAPVKFSVLKLYNKSGRSRRLSVTGYYEWVLANMRQKSQLHIQTEIDIKTGALFARNFYNPDFAGRVAFVDVSEARTLSGDRKEFIGQNGSLSHPAAMKHTRLSGKVGAGLDPCGAVQVVFDLADGQDRETRFRLGFANNKEEMRQLVSRFQKPGATREALEEVWAYWNHTLGTVNVDTPDPSVNVMANGWLLYQTLSSRIWARSGFYQSGGAYGFRDQLQDVMALVHAEPAITRKQILRAAAHQFHEGDVQHWWHPPLGRGVRTHFSDDYLWLPYVTCRYVSCVADTGILDEIIPFIEGRELRSDEESYYDMPGRSAESATLYEHCVRSIKNGLKFGSHGLPLIGCGDWNDGMNLIGKDGRGESVWLAFFLYDVLIKFSKIAILRNDNDFAESCLAQAHDLQLNIELHAWDGEWYRRAYFDNGEPLGSKNNLECSIDSLPQSWSVISGAGNLRRTVQAMDQVYKQLVNRNDMLIKLFTPPFDKSILNPGYIKGYVPGVRENGGQYTHGAIWAAMAYALMGEAERSWELFGLLNPVQHGKTAEQIAIYKVEPYVVAADVYACAPHTGRGGWTWYTGSSSWMYRLLIETLLGVNRSGNKLNLFPLLPQDWNGYKVHYRFGKTVYHITFNRITDDSLSRLILDGKELSEKTVLPLEDDLKEHFVEMWIK, encoded by the coding sequence ATGATTAATTTTTCAAACATTAAAAACCCTATATTAAGGCATTTTAATGACAGATCAGTAGAACCGCCTCTGCGTGGAGAATTATTCAATGTGGAGCAGTTGACTCAGTTTGCTCAGACACTTGCTTCCGGTCAACAAAAAATTTGTGAAGACGGAGAAGATTTTCTGCTTGAAAAACTGAATTATAATGATACGATTTTGCGTGATTATAACCGTTTAATCCTCGCTGTCAAGAGACCGAGAAATATCACACCTGCTGCTGAGTGGTTAGTGGATAATTTTTATCTCATTGAAGAACATATTCAGCTTGCCAGACGGCATTTTTCAAAAAAATATAGTAGACAATTACCTCTTCTCGACAGAGGGCAGTCAAAAGGACTCCCACGCGTTTACGAAATAGTGCTTGAATTTATTTCGCATACGGATGCACAAATTGATGTTGAATCACTTTATGCATTTTTTGAAGCTTATCAAACGGAATCAACCTTAAAACTAGGAGAATTATGGGCTATCCCGATAATGTTGAGATTGGCGTTGATCGAGAATCTTTATCGCATTATTTCGCGTCTAAAAGTAAATCAGGATCACCGTGATATGGCTAATTTGTGGATTGATAAACTCCAGCAAATGGCAGGTGCAAGTCCGTCTAAACTAGTTGAAATTCTGGCCGAGATGGCCAAGTCTGATATTCCATTGACCAGTGCTTTTGTTTTTGAATTTTGTCAGAGATTATCGTCTCAAAATCCGATGCTGCACATGGCACGCAGTTGGCTTGAACAGCGATTGGCGGAGAATGGTTTTTCCATAGAGGAACTAATTCATGCTGAAACTCAAAATCAGGCTGCCAATCAGTTATCTGTGAGCCATTCTATAGGCAGCTTGCGTTTCCTCGGGACCACTGACTGGCAAATTTTTGTGGAGAAATTGAGTATTGTAGATAGAACATTGCGGAATGATCCTGAAGGTACATATTGTCTAATGGATTTTTCCACACGAGACCGTTACCGGCATGTGATTGAAGATTTTGCCCGGAGAAGCCCATTTTCTGAAGTAGAAGTAGCTCAAGAAGCAATCAAGTTGGCGAAAGAGGCTTTTGCACAGAAGCTTGATAAACGGAATGCACATGTAGGTTTTTATTTGGTTGGAGATGGAAAATCTTCTTTGACTCAGGCAGCTAAAGTAAAAAGCACATTTGGAACAGTTGTTGAGAATACTGTTCATCGCTATCCTTTGGCTTTCTATGTAGGCTCTATTACACTATTTACTCTATTGGGTACTTTCGGTTTTGTGAAAATATTGCAGTCTCTTGGCCATTTTGTTATCGATTGGGAGTCTATAACTCTGGTACTTATTTTTCTTTTTTGCATTAGTCAACTGGCGCTTGCTTTAGTTAACTGGATTGCCATGTTGATTGTAAAGCCCAATTTGATACCTCGTCTTGATTTCTCCGATGGCGTTTCATCGAACTGTCGCACCATAGTCGTTGTACCTACCATGTTGTCTACCAAGGAGTCTGTTGACAAGCTCATTGAAAATATGGAGCTCTGTTTCCTTTCCAATCGTGACAGCTATCTCCACTTTGCTTTGTTGACTGATTTTAAAGATGCAGCCCAAGAAATGATGCCTTTGGACGATTTTTTACTTGAAAGAGTGCGGTTTAGGGTTGAAAGACTAAATAAAAAATATGCTGCCGGGCGCAACAATATTTTCTTTTTATTTCATCGTCCTCGTCGCTGGAACCCAGGTGAAGGTGTCTGGATGGGCTTTGAACGTAAAAGAGGCAAGCTAATGGAGTTCAATTCCTTTCTTAGAGGTGGCTCTATCGATGCTTTCTCGTTGATTGAAGGTGAAACTTCAATTCTGGCATCCGTCAAATATGTTATTACACTTGATACTGATACGCAACTACCATGGGGTAGTGCCCGAAAATTAATCGGAGCAATGGCACACCCTCTGAATCGTCCCGAATTTGATCCTAAGCGTAACGTTGTTGTCAAAGGTTACGGTATCCTTCAGCCACGCATAGCGGTAAGCTTGGTCAGTAGTCGATGCTCGTTATATGTACGTCTTTTTTCGGGTGATGCAGGAATTGATCCTTATACACGCGCTGTTTCCGATGTATATCAGGATATTTTTCGCGAAGGTTCCTTTATCGGTAAAGGAATTTATGATGTAGATGCTTTTGAACAAGCCTTGGCTGGAAGATTTCCTCAGAATAGAATCCTTAGCCATGATTTACTGGAATCAACTTATGTTCGTTCAGGTCTTATTAGCGATATAGAGATGTACGAGTCTTATCCATCAGGTTACAACATGGATGCAAACCGTCATTACCGTTGGATTCGTGGTGACTGGCAGATTGCACGATGGCTAATGCCTCGTGTCTCAGTGTCTGGTAATAAGAAAGAACATAATCCTATATCCGGATTGGCTAAATTTAAAATATTCGATAACCTTCGTCGAAGTCTTGTATCACCTGCACTGTTGCTTCTTTTGACAGGTTTCTGCCTATTTTTCCCTCAAAGTACATGGATCGGTCCTCTGCTTGTGCTCATCATTGCAGCACTACCTATCATAATAGGAATGTCTATTAGTGTTTTTCGCAAATCAACCGACCAATCATGGTCGCTTCATTTGCGGGAAGTCTTGCAAAACGGAGAACGACAGTTAGGACAAGTTCTGCTTTCATTGGCGTTATTGCCTTACGATGCTTTCCTATGTACAAATGCAGTACTGCGTACCTTGTTTCGTTTGGTTTTAACACATAAGCATTTGATGGAGTGGCAAAACTCTATTGATGCTGAACGGACTGCAAATAATTCGCTTTTTGGTTATTACACCCTAATGTGGTTCGCTCCTGTATTTGCAGTGATAGGTGGTGTACTTTTATCTTTTTTACAGCCGGCTACATTGCCATATTCACTCCCTGTTTTACTTGTTTGGTTTACGGCACCCTATTTCGTTTGGCGGATTAGCTGTCCAATAAAGTTGTGTGTTTCCGAGTTTTCAAGTGAACAAACACTTTTATTACATCGGATTGCCCGTAAAACATGGCATTTCTTTGAAACTTTTGTTAATGCTCAAGAGAGTTGGCTTCCTCCCGACAATTTTCAGGAAATTCCTGAACCCATTATTGCTTCACGCACATCGCCTACTAATATAGGGCTTTCATTGTTGGCCAATCTGGCTGCATTCGATTATGGCTATCTGTCTGCAGGTAAAGTGATGGAGCGTACAAATCAGACTTTTGAAACGATGAACAAACTCAAGAAGTATCGCGGACATTTATTTAATTGGTACAACACACGAACTCTTGAACCGCTTTCTCCGTTATATGTGTCGAGTGTGGACAGCGGTAACCTTGCCGGGCATCTGCTTACACTCAGCCAGGGACTCAAAGAGTTAAGGGAAGCTCCTATTTATTCACCGGATATTTTTGCCGGACTGATTGACACGGTGCGGGTTTTAAAACAGCTTGCAGGCAAAAATGTGGCTTTCCTACAGCTTGAAAGAGAGTTGGAAGGCATGCCTCCTAATACAGTACAAGCTGCATATAACTTACTAAAATCCATCGCTAGCCAAATAAATAATATAATTCCATCGTTAGATTCTTCAAATGTAGAGTTGCAGACATGGGGACAAACATTGAAATTAAATTGTGAAGAACATTTGGAAGAACTGCTGTCTCTTGCACCATGGGTTGAAATTGACTACCCACTTCACAAAGAGAGCTTATCAGAAAGTACAGAAATGATTCTTACTAAACTTGAGATGTTTGACAAAGTGCCTACATTGAGTGAAGTTGCTCGTTTTGAAAAAACAATTTGTCCGTTATTAGAAACCGCATTGACAGAACTTTCTGAAGTTAGTAATTTATCCAGAAAAGAAGAAGTTGACTACCTCAGTGTATTGTTGCATTGTCTTCATAAAGCTGCCAGACATGCTATTCAGAGGAAACAAATACTTAAATCAATAATACACCAAAGTGAAAACTTTGCACGAATGGATTTCACTTTCCTTTTCGATGCTTCGAAAAAGTTGTTTTTAATAGGATATAATGTTACTGAGCAACGCCCAGATGCAGGTTGCTATGATCTTCTTGCCTCCGAAGCCAGGCTTTGCAGTTATGTAGCCATCGCACAAGGGCAAGTGCCCCAAGAACATTGGTTCTCGCTAAATCGCCTGTTAGTCGTTTCTAAAGGCCAACCAGCATTACTTTCATGGAGCGGCTCCATGTTTGAATACTTGATGCCTCTACTTGTAATGCCAAGTTTTGATAATACTTTACTAGATCAAACCTGTAAGGCTGCTGTACAGGAACAAATAGAATATGGCAAAACACTTGGTGTTCCATGGGGTATGTCCGAGTCTGGATACAACCGAACGGATACCCATTTGAATTATCAATATCGGGCATTTGGTGTGCCCAGCCTTGGTTTAAAGAGGGGTTTGTCTGAAGATTTAGTTATTGCTCCTTATGCTACAGTCATGGCATTAATGGTGGCTCCCCTGAAAGCTTGCGAAAATATGCAACGTCTCTCTACTGAGGGAAAAGAAAGTACTTACGGCTACTACGAGGCAATAGATTATACTCCGTCACATCTTCGTCCGCATGTGGCAAGCGAAAATGTCTGTTCTTTCATGGCTCATCACCAAGGAATGAGCCTTTTGTCGCTTGTCAACGTGATGAAAGGTGGCTCAATGCAACGACGTTTTATGTCTTGCCCGATGCTTAAATCTGCTGAACTGCTATTGCAGGAACGTATTCCTCAAAGTGTTACGGCGAGTGTTATTCCTGACGATTCGAAATTTGAGCTAGAAGGTTTGCATCCACTTCTTGTGGATAGTTCTGAAATTATGCGTATATTCAAAGATACCACTATAGACCCCGAGGTACATTTGTTATCCAATGGCCGTTATCATGTAATGGTGAACAATGTTGGAGGAGGGTATAGCCGTTGGAATAATATGGCCGTCACGCGCTGGCGTGAAGACGCTACATCTGACAACTTGGGTATGTTTGTTTATTTGCGTGACAGTGATACCGGCGAATTCTGGTCAACTGCATATCAACCGACTTTGCGTACAATAAAAGGTTATGAGGCTATATTTACCCAAGCTTATGCTGAATTTCGTCAACGTCAGTCGGGACTCGAAGTTCACACAACTATTTGTGTTTCGCCGGAAGATGATATTGAATTGAGGCGCATTAAACTGGTCAACCATTCACATGTACCTCGCAATATTGAACTTACTACTTACAGCGAAGTGGTAATAGCGCCTCAGGCGGCTGATGAGGCTCACCCTGTTTTTAGTAATCTATTCGTGCAAACAGAATTTGCACCTTCTTCTTCTTCTATATTCTGCACCCGCAGAGCGCGGTCACAAGAAGAAACTGTGCCTCACCTGTTACATCTGATGCTGGTACAAGGCGACCAAAAAGGAAGTCTCTCATGCGAAACTGACCGTTCTCGTTTTGTAGGTCGGGGGCGTTCTTTAGCAAACCCTCTGGCGATGAGAAGTACAGGAGATTTGTCAGGAAGTACAGGTTCTGTGCTTGATCCAATTATTTCATTACGTCGTACAGTAACCATTCAGCCGGGCAAATCTGTAACACTGTACATCGCGTTGGGTATGGCTGAGACAAGAGACTCTGTACTAGCTTTATCAGATAAATATCAAAATTCCCGTATGGTCGACCGTGCTTTTGAACTGGCATGGACACATAGCCAAGTCGTATTGCATCAACTTAATGTGACCGAAACAGAAGCCCAACGTTACAGTAAACTTGCCAGTTCCTTGATATATGCTAATCCATTACTTCGTGCTGCTCCAGGAGTGCTGAAAAGTAACAGACGTGGGCAGAATGCTCTTTGGGGATATAGTATATCTGGTGATGTCCCTTTGGTATTGTTACGTATTAGTGATGCTAAAGGACTCGATCTGGTACGACAGATTTCTTTGGCACATGCATACTGGCGCATGAAGGGAATCACTGTTGAACTGATCATTCTGAACGAGGATGTTTCTGTGTATCGTCAGCTTATCTATGATGAAATTATTAATCTTATTTCATCAGGTATCGAGGCACCTTTACTTGAAAAACCAGGTGGCATTTTTATTCGCAGAATAGAGCAGGTACCCCGTGAAGATGTACTTTTGTTGCAAGCGAGTGCTCGCATTGTCCTTGATGACAAACAAGGAATGCTGGCTGAACAACTTGAAACTATTAGAATTCCGGAGTTAATGGTTCCCACTTTAATTCCTTCGCGAACAGCGTTGCCTGAAATTCTGGAACCGCTTCAAACGCGAGACTTGATTTTTACAAATGGCCTTGGTGGATTTACACGAGATGGCCACGAATATGTTATAACGCTTCAGCCGGGACAAACAACGCCTGCGCCATGGTGTAACGTGTTGGCGAATAACCAGTTCGGGACTGTGATTTCTGAAAGTGGAGGATCATACACCTGGGCCGAGAATTCTCATGAATTTCGTCTCACACCTTGGAATAATGATCCTGTGGAGGATCCTTCGGGAGAAGCCTTTTATATACGTGATGAGCAAACCGGACAGTTTTGGTCACCTACTCCGTTACCGGCCCGTGGGGCAACACCTTACGTAATTCGTCATGGATTTGGTTACACGGTATTCGAGCACAGCGAATTCGGGATTGATTCTGAACTATGGATATATGTTGCAATGGAGGCTCCCGTCAAATTTTCAGTATTGAAGTTGTATAACAAATCGGGGCGTTCACGTCGATTATCAGTCACTGGATATTACGAATGGGTACTGGCTAACATGCGACAGAAAAGTCAGCTACATATACAAACAGAAATAGACATAAAAACCGGAGCTCTGTTTGCCAGAAACTTCTACAATCCTGATTTTGCAGGAAGAGTGGCTTTTGTTGATGTGAGTGAGGCACGTACATTGAGTGGTGACCGTAAAGAATTTATCGGACAGAACGGAAGCCTATCACATCCTGCTGCAATGAAGCATACCCGACTTTCTGGAAAAGTAGGAGCCGGACTTGATCCTTGTGGTGCCGTACAAGTGGTGTTCGATTTGGCTGATGGGCAGGATCGGGAGACTCGGTTTAGGCTTGGCTTTGCAAATAACAAGGAAGAAATGCGTCAACTGGTATCGCGTTTTCAAAAACCTGGTGCTACGCGTGAAGCGCTAGAAGAAGTATGGGCCTATTGGAACCATACCCTTGGAACTGTAAATGTTGATACTCCTGATCCTTCAGTAAATGTAATGGCCAATGGCTGGCTATTGTATCAAACTCTTAGTAGTAGAATATGGGCAAGGTCTGGCTTTTACCAGTCTGGCGGTGCTTACGGTTTCCGCGACCAGCTGCAGGATGTGATGGCCCTGGTACATGCCGAGCCTGCCATTACTCGTAAACAGATACTCCGTGCAGCAGCTCACCAGTTCCATGAAGGAGATGTTCAGCATTGGTGGCACCCCCCACTGGGACGCGGCGTGCGAACACATTTCTCTGACGACTACCTTTGGTTGCCATATGTCACATGTAGGTATGTTTCCTGCGTTGCTGACACAGGTATCCTTGACGAGATAATACCTTTCATCGAAGGTCGGGAATTGCGATCTGATGAAGAATCATATTATGATATGCCCGGTCGTTCTGCTGAATCAGCTACGCTCTATGAACATTGTGTAAGAAGTATTAAAAACGGTCTCAAATTTGGTAGTCACGGGTTACCCCTTATTGGATGTGGTGACTGGAATGATGGAATGAATCTGATAGGAAAGGATGGACGTGGTGAAAGTGTATGGTTGGCTTTCTTTTTATATGATGTGTTGATTAAATTCTCCAAAATAGCGATTCTACGTAACGACAATGACTTTGCCGAAAGCTGTCTTGCGCAAGCACATGATTTACAACTTAATATTGAGTTACATGCATGGGATGGCGAATGGTATCGTCGTGCATATTTTGATAATGGAGAACCACTTGGATCTAAGAATAACCTGGAATGTAGCATTGATTCTTTGCCACAAAGTTGGTCAGTAATTAGCGGTGCTGGAAATTTAAGACGCACTGTGCAGGCGATGGATCAGGTTTACAAACAGCTAGTGAACCGCAATGATATGTTAATTAAGTTATTTACCCCACCTTTCGATAAATCTATTCTCAATCCGGGTTATATAAAAGGTTATGTTCCTGGTGTGCGTGAGAACGGTGGTCAGTACACACATGGTGCTATATGGGCTGCCATGGCTTATGCCCTTATGGGAGAAGCCGAACGCTCCTGGGAACTTTTTGGATTGCTAAATCCTGTGCAGCATGGCAAAACAGCTGAACAGATAGCCATCTACAAGGTGGAACCTTATGTTGTGGCGGCCGATGTATATGCTTGTGCACCTCATACAGGCAGAGGTGGCTGGACGTGGTACACAGGTTCTTCCTCTTGGATGTATCGTCTTCTGATTGAAACGCTCTTGGGTGTAAACAGATCGGGAAATAAACTAAACCTTTTCCCTCTGCTTCCTCAAGATTGGAATGGTTACAAAGTGCATTATCGTTTTGGGAAAACGGTGTATCATATCACCTTCAATCGTATCACTGACGATTCGCTGTCCCGTCTTATCCTTGATGGGAAAGAGTTATCTGAAAAAACAGTGCTACCATTAGAAGACGATTTGAAAGAGCATTTTGTTGAAATGTGGATAAAATAA
- the metF gene encoding methylenetetrahydrofolate reductase [NAD(P)H] produces the protein MKVIDLIKSNDKTAFSFEILPPIKGTGIEKLYDSIDTLKEFDPKYINITTHRSEYVYKDLGNGLYQRNNVRRRPGTVAVAAAIKNKYNITVVPHILCSGFTREETEYVLLDLQFLGITDLLVLRGDKAKHESSFMPVGNGYFHAIELQEQINDFNKGLFVDGEQMKEMSEPFSYGVACYPEKHEEAPNIDTDIYWLKKKMEAGAEYAVTQLFYDNKKFFDFVERARKAGITIPIIPGIKPFAKLSQLSMVPKTFKVDIPEDLANEAMNCKNDAAAKQLGIEWCVEQCRELMAHGLPSIHFYSIGAVDSIKEVAKQIY, from the coding sequence ATGAAAGTAATAGATTTAATAAAGAGTAATGACAAGACAGCTTTTTCGTTTGAAATATTGCCTCCGATAAAAGGAACCGGCATTGAAAAGCTGTATGATTCAATAGATACATTAAAGGAATTTGACCCTAAATACATCAATATCACTACTCATCGTAGCGAATACGTATATAAAGACCTGGGCAATGGATTATATCAACGTAACAATGTCCGCCGTCGCCCCGGAACAGTGGCAGTTGCTGCTGCAATAAAGAACAAATACAACATTACCGTTGTACCTCACATTTTATGTAGTGGATTTACTCGTGAAGAAACCGAATATGTATTGCTCGACCTTCAATTCCTTGGCATTACAGATTTATTGGTTCTTCGTGGCGACAAAGCAAAGCACGAATCGTCCTTTATGCCGGTTGGGAATGGTTATTTCCATGCTATAGAACTACAAGAACAAATAAATGACTTCAATAAAGGATTATTTGTTGACGGTGAGCAAATGAAAGAAATGTCGGAACCATTTTCTTACGGAGTAGCCTGCTACCCCGAGAAACATGAAGAGGCGCCCAATATTGATACAGATATTTATTGGCTGAAGAAAAAGATGGAAGCCGGAGCTGAATATGCTGTTACTCAACTATTCTACGACAATAAAAAGTTCTTTGATTTTGTGGAACGAGCCAGAAAAGCGGGTATTACTATACCTATTATTCCGGGAATTAAACCATTTGCTAAATTATCTCAATTGAGCATGGTTCCAAAAACGTTTAAAGTTGATATTCCGGAGGATTTGGCCAATGAGGCAATGAACTGCAAAAATGATGCAGCTGCAAAACAACTGGGAATTGAATGGTGTGTGGAACAATGCCGTGAACTGATGGCACACGGACTTCCAAGCATTCACTTCTATTCAATTGGTGCAGTAGACAGTATCAAAGAAGTAGCCAAACAAATATATTAA
- a CDS encoding DsbA family protein, translating into MSDVITINTLMCSPETGVCESPETKTEASNMSISPKKSAVHILYFSDPICSACWGIEPQLRKLKMEYDNYYEIEYKMGGLLPSWDIDSKNKIKNPVELAHHWEEVGDYYGMPIDGDIWLEDPLSSSYPPSIAFKAAQLQNEEQALKFYRRIKEMLFLEKRNIAKWEWIEKAALESELDIDLLKTDFEGEAQRLFQEDLEISKKMGVRGFPTLFFSNAEGKQLVIYGVRPYMDFEEAMLKLCPQAIKQPINKTHEGLFDYYPTLTTHEFAVLTDRHENDALDILNNLHKLKYIEKYLSKKGALWIRR; encoded by the coding sequence ATGAGTGACGTAATTACTATAAACACACTAATGTGTAGTCCCGAAACAGGGGTATGTGAAAGTCCGGAAACAAAAACGGAAGCAAGCAATATGAGCATTTCTCCAAAGAAAAGTGCTGTGCACATTCTCTATTTTTCAGATCCTATATGTTCTGCTTGCTGGGGTATTGAACCTCAGCTTAGAAAGCTAAAGATGGAATATGACAACTATTATGAAATAGAGTACAAAATGGGAGGCTTACTTCCAAGCTGGGATATTGATAGTAAGAATAAAATAAAAAATCCGGTTGAGTTGGCTCACCATTGGGAAGAAGTCGGTGACTATTACGGAATGCCTATTGATGGAGATATTTGGCTGGAAGATCCTTTGTCTTCATCCTATCCTCCTTCAATCGCTTTTAAAGCAGCGCAACTACAGAATGAAGAGCAAGCACTAAAATTTTACCGAAGAATAAAGGAAATGCTTTTCTTAGAGAAAAGAAATATTGCAAAGTGGGAATGGATAGAAAAAGCAGCACTGGAATCAGAATTGGATATTGACTTATTGAAGACTGATTTTGAAGGAGAAGCACAACGATTGTTCCAGGAAGATCTGGAGATAAGCAAAAAGATGGGTGTGAGAGGATTTCCAACGCTCTTCTTCTCAAATGCTGAAGGCAAACAACTTGTGATATATGGAGTCAGACCTTATATGGATTTTGAAGAGGCTATGCTAAAGCTATGCCCGCAAGCCATTAAACAGCCTATAAACAAAACTCATGAAGGGCTCTTTGATTACTACCCTACCCTAACCACCCATGAGTTTGCTGTACTAACAGACAGACATGAAAATGATGCATTAGATATCTTAAACAATCTCCATAAATTAAAATATATAGAGAAATATTTATCAAAGAAAGGAGCATTGTGGATCAGAAGATAA